A stretch of Mesoplodon densirostris isolate mMesDen1 chromosome 7, mMesDen1 primary haplotype, whole genome shotgun sequence DNA encodes these proteins:
- the LSP1 gene encoding lymphocyte-specific protein 1, whose translation MSSSALLRRNSSKQGLESLLRLAAQWSVEGEEDAAPGQRQQERAWQLRAQDEGEGGQPLEQLEQEKLLSPKPSEGPELDEDEGFGDWSQKPEQRRQHWGAGETTDGGAPPRGESPERGQEEDRPRQHTFGSQGGDELTPAGVCLEELRLSPDSEPQEGPGTEDTEPKGREGPIQGSPGLAETKEADEQHQRCQQRRTPSPLVLDGTEPGSPPLSPSTKLSDRTESLHRSIQKSNSVKKSQPALPISTIEERLEQYTQAIETSGRTPKLARQPSIELPSMAVASTKSLWETGEVQAQSSAKSPSCKDIVAGDMSKRNLWEQKGGPKASPTLKSTPSAKRYKFVATGHGKYEKVPMDEGPAP comes from the exons GCTCGCCGCTCAGTGGAGCGTGGAAGGTGAGGAGGATGCCGCCCCGGGGCAGCGCCAGCAGGAGAGGGCCTGGCAGCTTCGGGCCCAGGATGAGGGTGAAGGAGGCCAGCCCCTGGAGCAGCTAGAGCAGGAGAAGCT CCTCAGCCCGAAGCCCTCGGAGGGCCCAGAACTGGACGAGGATGAGGGTTTCGGCGACTGGTCCCAGAAGCCAGAGCAGCGGCGGCAGCACTGGGGGGCTGGGGAGACCACGGACGGTGGGGCCCCCCCTCGGGGCGAGAGTCCGGAGCGGGGGCAGGAGGAGGACAG GCCCCGCCAGCACACCTTTGGGAGCCAGGGTGGTGATGAGCTGACCCCAGCCGGGGTCTGTCTGGAGGAGCTGCGTCTGAGCCCCGACTCAGAGCCCCAGGAGGGGCCGGGAACAGAGGACACAGAGCCCAAAGGCCGCGAGGGACCCATCCAGGGCAGCCCAGGGCTGGCAGAGACCAAGGAGGCAGATGAGCAG CACCAGAGATGCCAGCAGCGCAGGACACCAAGCCCCTTGGTCTTGGATGGGACAGAACCGGGCTCGCCTCCCCTGAGCCCCAGCACCAAA CTCAGCGACAGAACTGAGTCCCTGCACCGCTCCATTCAGAAGAG tAACAGTGTGAAGAAGTCCCAGCCGGCCCTGCCCATCTCCACAATTGAAGAGCGGCTGGAGCAGTACACGCAGGCCATCGAG ACCTCTGGCCGGACCCCAAAGCTAGCCCGCCAGCCATCCATTGAGCTGCCCAGCATGGCCGTGGCAAGCACCAAGAGCCTCTGGGAGACGGGAGAGGTGCAGGCTCAGTCCTCTGCCAAGTCCCCCTCCTGCAAG GATATTGTAGCTGGAGACATGAGCAAGAGGAACCTCTGGGAGCAGAAAGGAGGCCCCAAGGCTTCGCCGACGCTTAAG AGCACCCCGTCTGCGAAGAGGTACAAGTTTGTGGCCACGGGACACGGGAAGTACGAGAAGGTGCCCATGGATGAGGGCCCGGCGCCCTAG
- the PRR33 gene encoding proline-rich protein 33: MLTSPASMAPETAGRCPPGPPGPPPPLLPKPGKDNLRLQKLLRKAARKRMSRGGPPAPPGPFRTSLSPVSEAGHNQETLAPRPTEAPRLVATLPCSPHTRVIHHVASPLQRSTFSFTLTQHRSLASHSKPTGPRLAAPVPEPAQSPCGFAQVSGPTTRGTHISQVHFRRAPSPQAGTPEPSPMAQDGGPGDQDQDTAICPPRAQPLTPVVHIHSLLARAQAASPQREEPSVPRLAPGFRATVPSEASSRVVVSIAPTYRSPGPSPYRPPSAAPEAGRWEKPTLAGPAAEAEQVSSPHKASSPDPPSGPHPCPVPQITPKPQLSSWTRLKKQLLEEAPFPGPEPSLGHVERRGTTAPTVSAPRPAPASRASRMWDTVLYRMSGAESRGGQVGPRDGVPAAPGLSRLPFLCWPRFNARKLQEVAARPPPMHSPILVLSPQPKNFNRSAAGWRLQ, from the coding sequence ATGCTCACCTCGCCTGCCTCCATGGCCCCTGAGACGGCTGGCCGGTGCCCCCCAGGGCCCCCAGGACCCCCCCCACCACTGCTGCCCAAGCCCGGGAAGGACAACCTGCGTCTGCAGAAGCTCCTGAGGAAGGCAGCCCGGAAGAGGATGAGCAGGGGTGGGCCGCCTGCCCCGCCCGGGCCCTTCCGCACCTCCTTATCCCCCGTGAGCGAGGCCGGCCATAACCAGGAGACCCTGGCCCCGCGCCCCACGGAGGCGCCACGGCTGGTGGCCACCCTGCCCTGCTCCCCCCACACCCGCGTCATCCACCACGTGGCGTCCCCCCTGCAGAGGTCCACGTTCTCCTTCACCCTCACCCAGCACAGGAGCCTGGCTTCGCACTCCAAGCCCACGGGGCCCCGGCTCGCAGCCCCGGTCCCAGAACCCGCCCAGTCCCCCTGCGGCTTTGCCCAGGTCTCAGGCCCCACCACGAGGGGCACCCACATCAGCCAGGTGCACTTCCGGCGGGCACCATCCCCGCAGGCCGGGACCCCTGAGCCCTCCCCGATGGCCCAGGATGGTGGGCCTGGCGACCAGGACCAGGACACAGCCATCTGCCCTCCCAGGGCTCAGCCCCTGACGCCTGTGGTCCACATCCACTCACTGCTCGCCAGGGCCCAGGCTGCCAGCCCTCAGCGCGAAGAGCCCTCTGTACCCAGGCTGGCCCCCGGCTTCCGGGCCACGGTGCCCAGTGAGGCCAGCAGCCGGGTGGTGGTGTCCATTGCCCCCACCTACCGCTCACCAGGACCCTCGCCTTACAGGCCGCCTTCTGCGGCCCCCGAAGCTGGGCGCTGGGAGAAACCCACCCTGGCTGGCCCTGCCGCTGAGGCTGAGCAGGTCTCCAGTCCCCACAAGGCCTCATCCCCTGACCCACCGTCAGGCCCCCACCCGTGCCCTGTCCCCCAAATCACACCCAAGCCCCAGCTCAGCAGCTGGACGCGCCTCAAGAAGCAGCTGCTGGAAGAGGCCCCCTTCCCGGGGCCAGAGCCGAGCCTGGGGCACGTGGAGCGGAGGGGGACAACAGCCCCCACTGTCTCAGCGCCCCGGCCGGCCCCTGCCTCCCGGGCCTCCAGGATGTGGGACACGGTGCTGTACCGCATGTCAGGGGCCGAGTCCCGTGGCGGCCAGGTGGGGCCCCGCGATGGGGTGCCCGCCGCGCCCGGCCTCAGCCGCCTGCCCTTCCTTTGCTGGCCTCGCTTCAACGCCCGGAAGCTGCAGGAGGTGGCCGCCCGGCCCCCTCCCATGCACTCCCCCATCCTGGTCCTGAGCCCCCAGCCCAAGAACTTCAATCGCTCGGCAGCTGGCTGGAGGCTCCAGTGA